A genome region from Brassica oleracea var. oleracea cultivar TO1000 chromosome C2, BOL, whole genome shotgun sequence includes the following:
- the LOC106322822 gene encoding ALBINO3-like protein 2, chloroplastic isoform X2, whose product MAVWSCLRASSLSSTRRRFSTIPLLFFSHSPSFNAVDPLFSPSPSLPSPSPCFSFPHRRLFSSLPPGGAPELGPEFPIASQDIIITDDSSLPVLAVVDLLDGFHQCTGLPWWMIIASSTVAVRLALLPLLVLQLKKLKRISELLPQLPMPIPESPTLRGSIDQFSLFLKESRAIGCPSFLWFFPYLSVQLPCFFLLMASIRKMSLDGHPGFDSGGALWFQNLSDLPAGSFGPVFPILIAVFHYINIQISFDSPTVRQTTGLTGLLMRYYKLYLEILSVPLFFVGYAIPQGSLVYWVTNSSGTSSPGVEHSMEITESVIKYVDSDLKEQTLSLQTLAPEELLSLSVQVLSKGDKETSIQLLRLALEKDPGYVRGLVLMGQALLQKMQLSEATEYLERAISKLLDEAASDAEDVELLMLASQWAGAAYVQQGNMKSGIIHLERVAKLKEPGDAKSKEHYFEALLLLSSALYKEGQSHEAAKILRVVVDHNPAYKPLLEQCEDENELVSDLASSRKDHF is encoded by the exons ATGGCCGTGTGGAGTTGTTTACGCGCCTCCTCTCTCTCTTCAACGCGCCGCCGTTTCTCTACTATCCCTCTCCTCTTCTTCTCCCACTCTCCTTCCTTCAACGCCGTCGATCCTCTCTTCTCCCCGTCGCCTTCTCTTCCATCTCCCTCACCGTGTTTCTCCTTTCCCCACCGTCGATTGTTCTCTTCTCTGCCCCCCGGCGGCGCTCCCGAGCTTGGACCAGAATTTCCAATCGCTTCTCAAGATATTATCATCACCGATGATTCTTCTCTGCCGGTACTCGCCGTCGTTGATCTTCTCGACGGGTTCCATCAGTGTACAGGGTTGCCTTGGTGGATGATTATCGCATCTTCGACTGTTGCTGTCAGATTAGCATTGTTGCCTTTGCTCGTTCTTCAACTCAAGAAATTGAAGAGGATCTCAGAGTTGTTACCTCAGT TGCCTATGCCGATCCCTGAGAGTCCAACTTTAAGAGGATCTATTGATCAGTTTTCTCTTTTTCTTAAAGAAAGTCGAGCAATTGGTTGCCCCTCCTTTTTGTGGTTTTTCCCATACTTATCCGTCCAG CTCCCTTGCTTTTTCTTGTTGATGGCTAGCATCCGGAAGATGTCACTAGATGGTCATCCCGGGTTCGATTCT GGTGGTGCCTTATGGTTCCAGAATTTGAGTGATCTTCCTGCTGGCTCTTTTGGACCAGTCTTTCCCATTCTAATTGCTGTCTTCCATTACATCAACATACAG ATATCTTTTGATTCACCCACAGTTCGTCAAACTACTGGCTTGACCGGGTTGCTCATGAGA TATTACAAGTTGTATTTAGAGATCCTAAGTGTTCCTCTGTTCTTTGTCGGCTATGCTATTCCACAA GGAAGTCTTGTCTACTGGGTAACTAACAGTTCA GGGACCTCCTCTCCAGGCGTTGAGCACTCCATGGAGATCACTGAATCTGTGATCAAGTATGTCGACTCAGACTTGAAAGAGCAGACCCTTTCTCTACAGACGTTAGCACCAGAAGAACTTCTTTCT CTTTCAGTTCAGGTCTTGTCAAAAGGTGATAAAGAGACATCCATTCAATTGCTTCG ATTAGCTCTTGAAAAGGATCCTGGATATGTGAGAGGTTTGGTTCTCATGGGGCAGGCTTTGTTGCAGAAGATGCAGTTATCGGAAGCAACTGAATATTTAGAGCGTGCTATCTCCAAG CTCCTTGATGAGGCTGCATCTGATGCTGAGGATGTTGAACTTTTAATGCTTGCATCTCAATGGGCTGGTGCTGCCTACGTACAACAG GGAAATATGAAAAGCGGAATCATACATTTGGAAAGAGTGGCGAAACTGAAAGAACCAGGTGATGCTAAAAGCAAAGAGCATTACTTTGAAGCATTGCTACTTCTTTCAAG CGCTTTGTACAAGGAAGGGCAGAGTCATGAAGCTGCAAAGATTTTACGAGTAGTGGTGGATCACAATCCGGCCTACAAACCTCTGCTAGAACAGTGTGAAGATGAGAATGAGCTCGTTAGCGATCTTGCAAGTAGCAGGAAGGATCATTTCTGA
- the LOC106322822 gene encoding ALBINO3-like protein 2, chloroplastic isoform X1 translates to MAVWSCLRASSLSSTRRRFSTIPLLFFSHSPSFNAVDPLFSPSPSLPSPSPCFSFPHRRLFSSLPPGGAPELGPEFPIASQDIIITDDSSLPVLAVVDLLDGFHQCTGLPWWMIIASSTVAVRLALLPLLVLQLKKLKRISELLPQLPMPIPESPTLRGSIDQFSLFLKESRAIGCPSFLWFFPYLSVQLPCFFLLMASIRKMSLDGHPGFDSGGALWFQNLSDLPAGSFGPVFPILIAVFHYINIQISFDSPTVRQTTGLTGLLMRYYKLYLEILSVPLFFVGYAIPQGSLVYWVTNSSVSIIQQLSLKHPTVLAKLGLLGQGTSSPGVEHSMEITESVIKYVDSDLKEQTLSLQTLAPEELLSLSVQVLSKGDKETSIQLLRLALEKDPGYVRGLVLMGQALLQKMQLSEATEYLERAISKLLDEAASDAEDVELLMLASQWAGAAYVQQGNMKSGIIHLERVAKLKEPGDAKSKEHYFEALLLLSSALYKEGQSHEAAKILRVVVDHNPAYKPLLEQCEDENELVSDLASSRKDHF, encoded by the exons ATGGCCGTGTGGAGTTGTTTACGCGCCTCCTCTCTCTCTTCAACGCGCCGCCGTTTCTCTACTATCCCTCTCCTCTTCTTCTCCCACTCTCCTTCCTTCAACGCCGTCGATCCTCTCTTCTCCCCGTCGCCTTCTCTTCCATCTCCCTCACCGTGTTTCTCCTTTCCCCACCGTCGATTGTTCTCTTCTCTGCCCCCCGGCGGCGCTCCCGAGCTTGGACCAGAATTTCCAATCGCTTCTCAAGATATTATCATCACCGATGATTCTTCTCTGCCGGTACTCGCCGTCGTTGATCTTCTCGACGGGTTCCATCAGTGTACAGGGTTGCCTTGGTGGATGATTATCGCATCTTCGACTGTTGCTGTCAGATTAGCATTGTTGCCTTTGCTCGTTCTTCAACTCAAGAAATTGAAGAGGATCTCAGAGTTGTTACCTCAGT TGCCTATGCCGATCCCTGAGAGTCCAACTTTAAGAGGATCTATTGATCAGTTTTCTCTTTTTCTTAAAGAAAGTCGAGCAATTGGTTGCCCCTCCTTTTTGTGGTTTTTCCCATACTTATCCGTCCAG CTCCCTTGCTTTTTCTTGTTGATGGCTAGCATCCGGAAGATGTCACTAGATGGTCATCCCGGGTTCGATTCT GGTGGTGCCTTATGGTTCCAGAATTTGAGTGATCTTCCTGCTGGCTCTTTTGGACCAGTCTTTCCCATTCTAATTGCTGTCTTCCATTACATCAACATACAG ATATCTTTTGATTCACCCACAGTTCGTCAAACTACTGGCTTGACCGGGTTGCTCATGAGA TATTACAAGTTGTATTTAGAGATCCTAAGTGTTCCTCTGTTCTTTGTCGGCTATGCTATTCCACAA GGAAGTCTTGTCTACTGGGTAACTAACAGTTCAGTAAGTATAATTCAG CAATTGTCTCTCAAGCATCCTACGGTATTAGCAAAACTTGGTTTACTGGGTCAGGGGACCTCCTCTCCAGGCGTTGAGCACTCCATGGAGATCACTGAATCTGTGATCAAGTATGTCGACTCAGACTTGAAAGAGCAGACCCTTTCTCTACAGACGTTAGCACCAGAAGAACTTCTTTCT CTTTCAGTTCAGGTCTTGTCAAAAGGTGATAAAGAGACATCCATTCAATTGCTTCG ATTAGCTCTTGAAAAGGATCCTGGATATGTGAGAGGTTTGGTTCTCATGGGGCAGGCTTTGTTGCAGAAGATGCAGTTATCGGAAGCAACTGAATATTTAGAGCGTGCTATCTCCAAG CTCCTTGATGAGGCTGCATCTGATGCTGAGGATGTTGAACTTTTAATGCTTGCATCTCAATGGGCTGGTGCTGCCTACGTACAACAG GGAAATATGAAAAGCGGAATCATACATTTGGAAAGAGTGGCGAAACTGAAAGAACCAGGTGATGCTAAAAGCAAAGAGCATTACTTTGAAGCATTGCTACTTCTTTCAAG CGCTTTGTACAAGGAAGGGCAGAGTCATGAAGCTGCAAAGATTTTACGAGTAGTGGTGGATCACAATCCGGCCTACAAACCTCTGCTAGAACAGTGTGAAGATGAGAATGAGCTCGTTAGCGATCTTGCAAGTAGCAGGAAGGATCATTTCTGA
- the LOC106324852 gene encoding uncharacterized protein LOC106324852 isoform X1 — MSQTMEENECLESEGRISWIWSKAVSVGKKVLTAGVVMSSAPLLFPPLVVACTIAFISSVPFCLFLANYACTQKVMRTLLPPNEETSSGIEKDEYSFEDVKLGHGVGMAEFDGAEPVLIQSEEDEEMAKESTRMIEKIRDEGISEKEVQDGEKSGNAKPEKVQDQTAKQEAPKTGHEGELESTTTEASTGKEEETSSNEVYSEEKIWEKMEVLRKVVGYSVARSATYAEELKALYVFTGVVEPPQSSLMNQDSHDIANVCVRLRFLMSVIGIN, encoded by the exons ATGAGTCAAACAATGGAGGAAAATGAGTGTTTAGAGAGTGAAGGCAGGATAAGTTGGATATGGAGTAAGGCAGTAAGTGTTGGGAAGAAGGTTCTGACAGCTGGTGTTGTAATGTCTTCAGCTCCACTCCTGTTTCCTCCACTTGTTGTCGCCTGTACCATCGCCTTCATATCCTCAGTTCCTTTTTGTCTCTTCTTGGCAAACTACGCTTGTACTCAAAAGGTCATGAGGACTCTTCTTCCTCCTAATGAAGAAACAAGTAGTGGAATAGAGAAAGATGAATATTCGTTTGAGGACGTCAAGCTTGGTCACGGTGTAGGCATGGCCGAATTTGACGGGGCGGAACCGGTTCTCATACAGAGTGAGGAAGATGAGGAGATGGCGAAAGAATCAACGAGGATGATAGAGAAAATCAGGGACGAGGGTATATCTGAGAAAGAAGTACAAGATGGTGAAAAGTCAGGAAATGCCAAGCCAGAGAAGGTTCAAGATCAGACTGCAAAGCAAGAAGCACCTAAGACTGGACATGAAG GGGAGCTTGAGAGTACTACAACTGAAGCTTCTACTGGAAAGGAAGAGGAAACATCTTCGAACGAG GTGTACAGTGAGGAGAAAATATGGGAGAAGATGGAAGTGTTGAGGAAGGTAGTAGGATACAGTGTTGCAAGGAGTGCTACGTATGCAGAGGAGTTAAAGGCTCTTTATGTTTTCACAGGCGTGGTTGAGCCTCCTCAGTCAAGTTTGATGAACCAGGATAGTCATGATATTGCAAATGTTTGTGTTAGACTTCGCTTCCTTATGTCTGTTATTGGAATAAACTAG
- the LOC106324852 gene encoding uncharacterized protein LOC106324852 isoform X2: MSQTMEENECLESEGRISWIWSKAVSVGKKVLTAGVVMSSAPLLFPPLVVACTIAFISSVPFCLFLANYACTQKVMRTLLPPNEETSSGIEKDEYSFEDVKLGHGVGMAEFDGAEPVLIQSEEDEEMAKESTRMIEKIRDEGISEKEVQDGEKSGNAKPEKVQDQTAKQEAPKTGHEGELESTTTEASTGKEEETSSNEPIDQGVSAPSGTGEEKRKNTTKKKKKTGRAGVQ, translated from the exons ATGAGTCAAACAATGGAGGAAAATGAGTGTTTAGAGAGTGAAGGCAGGATAAGTTGGATATGGAGTAAGGCAGTAAGTGTTGGGAAGAAGGTTCTGACAGCTGGTGTTGTAATGTCTTCAGCTCCACTCCTGTTTCCTCCACTTGTTGTCGCCTGTACCATCGCCTTCATATCCTCAGTTCCTTTTTGTCTCTTCTTGGCAAACTACGCTTGTACTCAAAAGGTCATGAGGACTCTTCTTCCTCCTAATGAAGAAACAAGTAGTGGAATAGAGAAAGATGAATATTCGTTTGAGGACGTCAAGCTTGGTCACGGTGTAGGCATGGCCGAATTTGACGGGGCGGAACCGGTTCTCATACAGAGTGAGGAAGATGAGGAGATGGCGAAAGAATCAACGAGGATGATAGAGAAAATCAGGGACGAGGGTATATCTGAGAAAGAAGTACAAGATGGTGAAAAGTCAGGAAATGCCAAGCCAGAGAAGGTTCAAGATCAGACTGCAAAGCAAGAAGCACCTAAGACTGGACATGAAG GGGAGCTTGAGAGTACTACAACTGAAGCTTCTACTGGAAAGGAAGAGGAAACATCTTCGAACGAG CCGATAGACCAAGGTGTAAGTGCGCCAAGTGGAACAGGGGAAGAGAAACGAAAAAATACTACTAAGAAAAAGAAAAAAACCGGGCGTGCAG GTGTACAGTGA
- the LOC106326793 gene encoding uncharacterized protein LOC106326793, which produces MSNHTLDYRESRLKTIFALPSPPILFWLVTLTLSSSQTPSFIFIFNYGASSSSFDQSNEFCKTLKLPARYCDTSKEPSDKPKLIIQCSKLDYVENVACILGTEEFGEIENSHLGSVVKLARKNNIQFSGELLPCIIRVI; this is translated from the exons ATGAGCAATCACACTCTCGATTACAGAGAATCAAGACTCAAAACTATCTTTGCTTTACCTTCACCCCCGATTCTCTTTTGGCTCGTGACTCTGACTTTATCTTCTTCACAGACTCCAAGCTTCATCTTCATCTTCAATTATGGAGCTTCATCTTCGAGTTTCGA TCAAAGCAACGAATTTTGCAAAACCTTGAAGTTACCTGCAAGGTATTGTGATACTTCAAAAGAGCCATCAGACAAGCCAAAACTGATCATCCAATGTTCAAAGCTAGATTATGTTGAAAATGTTGCTTGCATTTTAGGTACTGAGGAGTTTGGTGAAATAGAGAATTCACACCTTGGAAGTGTTGTAAAACTGGCTAGAAAGAATAACATTCAATTTTCAGGAGAGCTTCTCCCTTGTATTATAAGAGTTATATAG